The segment TTGATGAACCAGTTTCTTCCGCTTGTGAGTTCAAACGGAGCGCCTCCAAAAGCGGTCTGCGCCATTTCTTGAGCAATATCTGCCAAGAATTCTTTTGTTTCCTGGTCGTCACGGATGACAATAAACCGAATCATAAGCATGTTCTCGGGACTTGGAGCGTGTCGGGCTGCATCCAATATTAACTCTACGTGCTCATCCGGGATGCGTTCATCCTTCTTCATACGCCGTATAGATCGACGTTTTTTGATTATTTCTACGGCACTGAGCTTCTCCATGGTTTCAGGAGATTCTTCGGACTCAGCAGCCGCATCGAATTTCTCTGCTGCACTTCCTGCCATTCTTTTACACATCCTGTTTGTGATTCTTATCTTGCTGTATTGTTATATGGCCGTTTAAATCTATTACGAGAATAACGGAAACAGTCTCCAATATGGATGGTTATGAGTCAATTAGTATCTTTTCTTGAACAAAAGAGGAAAAAAGATGTAACTGAAACACTTTGATCAAGTATGTTCTTAGACTGAGTGTGATTTCCACAGTCCATCCTGATGTTGGGTTGTCTCGTTCAATCCAAAACACGAAAACATAGGAACCGACCGGTAATTCTTCTTGAGGGTCAAGTGGGAATCCGATGTCATTTGTCTGCCAACCACCCCAATAACCATCAAGGCCTTCCTTGGATTCTGAGAGATTGAAGGATTCTTGGAAGGTTTCAAGCGTTTCATTATAGAGTCGCCATGAAATCAGATACGAGCCACTATCCATCGGATGTTCGACATCGATGTCGATGATAAGCTCAGGATGGTTATGTGTAGGTTTGATAGTGAAGTTGGTCACATAATATTCAGGGTAGAAATCGAAATCAGAATACTCCTTGTGATGAATCACTTGCACTCGGGGGATACTAGCCAAAAAGAGGGCGACTATAACGATGATTAGAATACCCGAACTAATGAGAATTGCACGTTTTCTGTTCAACGAAAAACCCCATCCCAGATTACAT is part of the Candidatus Thorarchaeota archaeon genome and harbors:
- a CDS encoding nitroreductase family protein; amino-acid sequence: MAGSAAEKFDAAAESEESPETMEKLSAVEIIKKRRSIRRMKKDERIPDEHVELILDAARHAPSPENMLMIRFIVIRDDQETKEFLADIAQEMAQTAFGGAPFELTSGRNWFINDPYRASVYSRLRDGELFRYPEDSDVTIIVCASEAWHDANYSYPLDLFGSVVAGMAIQNIS